The genomic window CATTTCATTATTCATGTCAAACACCTCACGCCCTATTATATCATAAAACAAATCCCCCATGTGAGCACGGGGGATTTGTTCATTATGGATATAAACGATTTAATAAACGCGGGAACGGAATCGTTTCACGAACGTGTTCGACGCCGCAAATCCACGCGATTGTTCGCTCAAGACCTAATCCGAAACCAGAATGCGGCACAGAGCCGTATTGACGAAGCTCTAAATACCATTTATACGCATCGAGCGATAGTTGATGTTCTTCTAACCGTTGCTTTAATAAATCGTAATCATGAATGCGCTCTGAACCGCCGATAATTTCTCCATATCCTTCTGGAGCAATTAAATCGGCGCAAAGAACAACTTCAGGACGATTCGGATCCGGCTGCATGTAAAACGGCTTTAATGTCGTTGGATAATGTGTAATAAATACCGGTTTATCAAAGCTTTCTGCAATCGCCGTTTCATGTGGAGCACCGAAGTCATCGCCCCATTGAATGTCGTCAAATCCTTTTTCATGGAGAAGCTGAATCGCTTCATCATACGTAATGCGCGCAAATGGCGGCTTTACATTTTCCAATTTAGACGTATCACGACCGAGCGTTTTTAGCTCTAGCTGACAATGTTTTAACACCGACTGTACAATATGGGATACGTATTGTTCTTGTACTTGTAAGTTATCTTCGAATTGGTAAAATGCCATTTCCGGCTCGATCATCCAAAACTCGATTAAATGGCGACGCGTTTTTGATTTTTCAGCACGGAACGTTGGACCGAACGAAAACACTTTGCCAAGTGCCATCGCCGCTGCTTCCATATATAGCTGGCCACTTTGAGAAAGGTATGCATCTTCATCAAAATATTTCGTATGGAACAATTCTGTCGTTCCTTCTGGCGCGCTTCCTGTTAAAATTGGTGGATCGACTTTGACAAAGCCATTTTCATTGAAAAATTCATACGTTGCCCGAATGACTTCGTTGCGAATTTTCATAATCGCATGTTGACGTTTCGAACGAAGCCATAAATGACGGTGATCCATTAAAAACTCGATCCCGTGTTCTTTTGGTGTAATCGGATAATCAACAGCCATATGAATAAGTTCAATGTTTGTGACAGAAAGCTCGTATCCGAACGGCGAACGTGCATCTTCACGCACAACACCCGTGACATAGAGCGAACTTTCTTGCGTTATGCTTTTTGCCGCTTGAAAGACGTCTTCGCTCACTTGCGCTTTTTCCACAACTCCTTGAATAAAGCCTGTGCCATCGCGCAATTGTAAAAAGGCAATTTTTCCGCTTGACCGTTTGTTCGCAAGCCAAGCCCCAATCGTTACTTCTTGACCTACATATTTATGTACTTCTGCAATCGTCGTTTTCACAAAAAGTCCCTCCAACCAATCTGCTTGAAAAACTATGTATGTGTAC from Anoxybacillus gonensis includes these protein-coding regions:
- the asnS gene encoding asparagine--tRNA ligase, with translation MKTTIAEVHKYVGQEVTIGAWLANKRSSGKIAFLQLRDGTGFIQGVVEKAQVSEDVFQAAKSITQESSLYVTGVVREDARSPFGYELSVTNIELIHMAVDYPITPKEHGIEFLMDHRHLWLRSKRQHAIMKIRNEVIRATYEFFNENGFVKVDPPILTGSAPEGTTELFHTKYFDEDAYLSQSGQLYMEAAAMALGKVFSFGPTFRAEKSKTRRHLIEFWMIEPEMAFYQFEDNLQVQEQYVSHIVQSVLKHCQLELKTLGRDTSKLENVKPPFARITYDEAIQLLHEKGFDDIQWGDDFGAPHETAIAESFDKPVFITHYPTTLKPFYMQPDPNRPEVVLCADLIAPEGYGEIIGGSERIHDYDLLKQRLEEHQLSLDAYKWYLELRQYGSVPHSGFGLGLERTIAWICGVEHVRETIPFPRLLNRLYP